From Bacillus oleivorans:
CGGTTGGCCCTGGATTGACCGCATTAACTGTTATTCCCTTTTCAGCCACTTCCGCACTTAATGTTGTTGTCAGAGCTTCTATGGCTCCTTTTGTCGTAGCATAAGCTAGCTCACCTGGCATGGGAGCTAAAGATTGCCCAGATGTCAGATTAATAATTCTTCCCCCTTGCCCTTTTGAAAACCGTTTTGCAAACTCACAGCTGACTAAACTAGTCGCTTTTACATTTACTAAATAGTGAAGCAACAATTCCTCTTCATCCAAAGTTTTAAAAGAGGATGAAGTAGAATAGGCTGCATTATTTACTAACACGTCAGCTGGACCTAATTTGCTTTCCACTTCATCTAAAAGGACTTGATGTGAATATTTCACTGCTAAGTTAAGCTCCATTTTTTCACATCTTACGCCAAATTGAAGGATCTCCTTTTGCAATAGGGACGGTTCCTCCTCTTTTATCCCCCATTCCATTTCTTGATCATAAGGGCTCCAATACGTAAAAAAGATATCCATTTGCTGGCCCGCTAAAGCTCTGCAAATGGCTGCTCCTATTCCCTGTAATCGGCTTGCTCCGGTTATAATTGCTATTTTATTCATCAGTTTGCTCACTCACTTTTCTTGTATGTATGGTGAAATATTCTTTACAGAGCAGCGGTTTCCTTTTTTCTAAACAACACTTTATTAAATATCCGCGTAAATCTATTAAAATAACAATAGCTATCTGATTTCACCCGAACATCTCCATGCTATACTTGAACTGAAGAAATATGGCAAAGGGGACGTATACTTTGAAATTAATTACACCATGGTTCCTCCATCTAACTAAAAAAACTCTGGTCATATTCGTTCTCAGTTCTGTATTATTAGCCAGCTGTTCAACGATCGAATCTAGTCAGACAAGTGATCGGCCAGAAAACCTATTAGAGGGAAAAGTAACCCGAGTTATAGATGGTGATACGATTGAAGTCGAATTAGAGAACGGGTCAGAAGAAACAGTCCGGTTTATTTTGGTCGATACACCGGAGAGTAAAGGGAAATATACTGGGGACCCTCAGCCCTTTGGCAAAGAGGCGGAAGCTTTTACGAAGCAGCAGTTAGAGGGTAAAACTGTTGGCTTAGAGCTAGGGGTCGAAGAGCGTGACACGTTTGGCAGATTACTAGCCTATATATGGGTGGATGAGACTATGTATAATGAAACATTACTTCGTGAAGGGTTAGCCCGCGTGGCTGTATACCCGCCTAATACTAAGTATGTCGATTATTTCCGCGAGATTGAAAAACAAGCGATGCTTGAAGAAAAAAACATTTGGTCAATTGAGAACTATGTATCTGAAGATGGATATGAAGATGATGTAACCTATGAAGAACGTGATAGCACGGCTAGTCCTGACAGCCCTGAATTAGATGAACCTGATCGGGATTGCGGTGATTTTCCCAGCTGGGAAGAGGCTCAAGCCTTTTTTGAGGAAGCCGGAACCGGAGACCCTCACCGGTTAGATGGTGATGGTGATGGTATTGCTTGTGACAGCATCCGCTAAGTCATCCTGTCGAAAATAAGTATTTCTTAGGAAATAATTGTTGCAGGATCCATTTCGAGTCGAATTATTGTGAGGTAAGAGCCGGTTTTTTCATTAGAAAAAACCGGCTCTTTTATACTAAACCCACTGCAACACTTCAATGCGGTTTCCAAATGGGTCAAATATATATATTCGGTCAGCCCCTGGTAATCTATTATCTTTGATATATTGAATCTCGTTTTTTTCCAGGTGTTCGATAAATATCTGCAGATCATCTATTACAAACGCAGGATGTGCTTTTTTAGCAGGACTAAACGGCTCCTCCACACCAATATGAATCTCGATAGAGCCTGCTTGAAACCAGACTCCGCCATTTCTCTTTAATTCTTCAGGTTTTTCTTTTTCGTTAAAACCTAGTACCCCATTGTAAAACTTTCTTGCTCTTTCCTCACAGCCATTAGGTGCTGCTAATTGAACATGGTCAATTGTTTGAAATTGAAAAGTCATTTTTAACCCCTCCTTTCTTTACTGTAAAGGAGGTAAATGGAAAAAGACAGTACGGATTTTTTATAGTGAATGATAAACCATTCTTATCTTTCCTTTGGGTATTTTAAAGTATGAACGTGCTGTAAAAGACTGGCCGGATTTTACTGATAGAAATTTGACCAGTATAAAATACCTCAGAAACGGATGGAACACAAAAAAAATTGCCTCCAAACAGGAGGCTAAAAACCATGTATATTATAGGGGGGATACATTGGTATTCTTACTCTTCCCCTATTCCCTATAATTTATACTAGTAATCTCATTTTTTTTTACAATTTTGTTAAATTAAATTTACTGCTTACTTTTATCTCCCTCATCAACATCACCAGATGCGGCCATTTCCTTTGTTGATTCGCTCATGGTAAAGTCATAGTTGTTTAGTCTTGAAAGAGTGCGGTTTTTACCTGTAATGTTTTCTAAAAGTTCTTTTACATCAATTCCAGATGAAGCTTTTAACGACTCCTGCAAACTAGACATAAGATTTGTGGCGTAACTAGTTACTTTGTTAGCACCGCCATTTGAGCTGTTACCGCCAGTATCAACAACCGTGATTTTATCAATGTTGGAAAGTGGGCTGGCGACTTGTTTTGCATATTCTGGAATCATCCCAACAATCATATCTAAGATGGCAGCCTGACCGTAATGTTCGAAGGCCTCCGCAATCTTGCGCTTCGCCTCTGCTTCTGCGAGACCTTTGAGACGAGTAACTTCTGCTTCAGCTTCCCCTTGTGCCCGTTCTGCCTCGGCTTTGGCAATCCCGGCAATGCGGACCTTTTCAGCTTCGGCTTTAGCCATCGCTTCAATTGTATATTTATTGGCATCCGCTTCTGCCATTTCTTTTAATTTATTGGCCACAGCAGCCTGCTCAACGGCATAACGGTCTGCATCAGCTTTCTTTTTCACTTCAGAGTCATACTGGCGTTCACGACGGAGGATTTCCTTTTCTTCCAGTTCGATTTGTTTTTGGCGCTCAATGATTTTAACCTGCATTTCCTGTTCCGTAACTTCTTGTCTGGCTCTTGCGGTTTCGAGATCATACGCCTGGTCCGCGCGGGCTTTGGCAATATCCTGCTCTCTGCGGTAATCAGCCATTTTCATTTGATTGGTTTTTTCCGCTTCGGCAATTTCAGTGGCCCGCTCAAGCTCAGCCTTTTTCGCATCTTTATCAGCTTCTGCCCGTTTAATCCGGGTTTCCTTTTCTGCTTCTGCAGTGGCAATATCAGCATCCCGCTTCACTTGGGCAATTCTTGGTTTCCCTAATGATTCCAAATAACCATTTTTATCCCTTACATCCTTAATCGTAAAGGATACGATCACAAGGCCCATTTTCGCTAAATCTTGGGAGGCCACGCGCTGGACCTCTTGGGAAAATTTTTCTCTATTTTTATAGATTTCCTCTACAGTCATAGACCCTAAAATCGAGCGAAGATGACCCTCAAGCACCTCTCTTGCTTCATTTTCACGATCTTGTTTCGTTTTCCCAAGAAACTGTTCTGCAGCGGTTGCGATCTCACTGATCGATCCCCCAATTTTT
This genomic window contains:
- a CDS encoding thermonuclease family protein, translated to MKLITPWFLHLTKKTLVIFVLSSVLLASCSTIESSQTSDRPENLLEGKVTRVIDGDTIEVELENGSEETVRFILVDTPESKGKYTGDPQPFGKEAEAFTKQQLEGKTVGLELGVEERDTFGRLLAYIWVDETMYNETLLREGLARVAVYPPNTKYVDYFREIEKQAMLEEKNIWSIENYVSEDGYEDDVTYEERDSTASPDSPELDEPDRDCGDFPSWEEAQAFFEEAGTGDPHRLDGDGDGIACDSIR
- a CDS encoding SDR family oxidoreductase, translated to MNKIAIITGASRLQGIGAAICRALAGQQMDIFFTYWSPYDQEMEWGIKEEEPSLLQKEILQFGVRCEKMELNLAVKYSHQVLLDEVESKLGPADVLVNNAAYSTSSSFKTLDEEELLLHYLVNVKATSLVSCEFAKRFSKGQGGRIINLTSGQSLAPMPGELAYATTKGAIEALTTTLSAEVAEKGITVNAVNPGPTDTGWMSADLKRQLTQKFPRGRVGVPQDVANLVSFLASEQSEWITGQVIHSEGGFMRG
- a CDS encoding VOC family protein, encoding MTFQFQTIDHVQLAAPNGCEERARKFYNGVLGFNEKEKPEELKRNGGVWFQAGSIEIHIGVEEPFSPAKKAHPAFVIDDLQIFIEHLEKNEIQYIKDNRLPGADRIYIFDPFGNRIEVLQWV
- a CDS encoding flotillin family protein — protein: MTGMLWIVAGIAVFLVLALIGVFISKYKTAGPDEALIVTGSYLGSKNVHVDEAGNKIKIVRGGGTFVLPVFQQAQPLSLLSSKLDVSTPEVYTEQGVPVMADGTAIIKIGGSISEIATAAEQFLGKTKQDRENEAREVLEGHLRSILGSMTVEEIYKNREKFSQEVQRVASQDLAKMGLVIVSFTIKDVRDKNGYLESLGKPRIAQVKRDADIATAEAEKETRIKRAEADKDAKKAELERATEIAEAEKTNQMKMADYRREQDIAKARADQAYDLETARARQEVTEQEMQVKIIERQKQIELEEKEILRRERQYDSEVKKKADADRYAVEQAAVANKLKEMAEADANKYTIEAMAKAEAEKVRIAGIAKAEAERAQGEAEAEVTRLKGLAEAEAKRKIAEAFEHYGQAAILDMIVGMIPEYAKQVASPLSNIDKITVVDTGGNSSNGGANKVTSYATNLMSSLQESLKASSGIDVKELLENITGKNRTLSRLNNYDFTMSESTKEMAASGDVDEGDKSKQ